In one Moritella sp. 5 genomic region, the following are encoded:
- the coaD gene encoding pantetheine-phosphate adenylyltransferase: MTVKVIYPGTFDPITNGHTDLIERAAKLFDHVIVGVAFNPTKKPFFNLDERVQLAKTVTAHLNNVEVVGFSGLLVDFAKEYNASVLIRGLRAVSDFEYEFQLANMNRRLSPDLESVFLTPSEENSFISSTLVKEVAIHNGDVAQFVAPIVCQAILDKIAKK; encoded by the coding sequence ATGACAGTAAAAGTAATTTACCCAGGTACATTTGACCCTATCACCAATGGTCATACTGATTTAATCGAACGCGCAGCAAAACTGTTTGATCACGTCATTGTTGGCGTGGCTTTTAACCCTACCAAAAAGCCATTCTTTAATCTTGATGAACGCGTGCAGTTAGCAAAAACTGTAACAGCACATTTGAATAATGTGGAAGTGGTAGGCTTTAGTGGTTTATTAGTTGATTTTGCTAAAGAATATAATGCGTCCGTATTAATTCGAGGCTTACGTGCGGTATCTGATTTTGAGTATGAATTCCAACTTGCGAATATGAATCGTCGCTTAAGTCCTGATTTAGAAAGCGTATTCCTAACACCCTCTGAAGAAAATTCATTTATCTCTTCAACACTGGTGAAAGAAGTGGCCATTCACAACGGCGATGTAGCACAGTTTGTCGCACCGATTGTTTGCCAGGCTATTTTAGATAAAATTGCA